In a genomic window of Rhabdothermincola sediminis:
- a CDS encoding Rne/Rng family ribonuclease, with protein sequence MPDELPERTMEGRPKSPEAAERALVRKPRIGDTRPAPVVPPVEEPEPKPKPRRRRGGRGRGGGNGAAPVVKPVEAIVGGGPVELDEADLERRRGRERKGRPVGRYLMVVSVRPQATQIAVLEGRNLIEHYVSRPADDVSQIHGNIYLGKVQNVLPGMEAAFVDIGTPKNAVLYRGDVQYDAEDIEEKGPPRIEQLLRPKQTIVCQVTKNPIAHKGARLTQEVSLPGRFVVLIPNSSTYGISKRLADEERKRLRQILDRVKPVQHGLIVRTAAEGVTREEIEADVLRLLDQWEQIDKLARTAQAPALLYREPDMAVRVIREEFNDDYRGVVIDDEALYQDVRDYVASISPALADRVQYYDKASEPLSVFERYHVHEQLHKALDRKVWLPSGGSLIIEHTEALTVIDVNTGKNVGTSSLEETVYKNNLEAAVEIAKQLRLRDIGGIIVIDFIDMEVRENRDEVIRVFRDALARDKTRTQVFDISELGLVEMTRKRIGEGLLESFSSLCPKCDGRGVLIEQALLE encoded by the coding sequence ATGCCCGACGAGTTGCCGGAGCGGACGATGGAGGGGCGGCCCAAGTCCCCCGAAGCCGCGGAGCGGGCACTGGTGCGCAAGCCCCGGATCGGCGACACGCGACCGGCTCCGGTGGTACCGCCGGTTGAGGAGCCCGAGCCCAAGCCCAAGCCCCGCCGCCGGCGAGGGGGGCGCGGGCGGGGCGGTGGCAACGGCGCGGCCCCAGTGGTCAAGCCCGTGGAGGCGATCGTCGGTGGTGGGCCGGTGGAGCTGGACGAGGCCGACCTGGAGCGGCGCCGGGGGCGGGAGCGCAAGGGGCGCCCGGTGGGTCGCTACCTGATGGTGGTGAGCGTGCGGCCGCAGGCGACCCAAATCGCGGTGCTGGAGGGCCGCAACCTCATCGAGCACTACGTCTCGCGGCCGGCCGACGACGTCTCGCAGATCCACGGCAACATCTACCTGGGCAAGGTCCAGAACGTGCTGCCGGGCATGGAGGCGGCGTTCGTGGACATCGGCACCCCGAAGAACGCGGTCCTCTACCGGGGTGATGTCCAGTACGACGCCGAGGACATCGAGGAGAAGGGCCCGCCACGCATCGAGCAGCTCCTCCGCCCCAAGCAGACGATCGTGTGCCAGGTGACCAAGAACCCGATCGCGCACAAGGGGGCGCGGCTCACCCAGGAGGTGTCGCTGCCCGGGCGCTTCGTGGTGCTGATCCCGAACAGCTCCACCTATGGCATCTCGAAACGCCTGGCCGACGAGGAGCGCAAGCGGCTGCGGCAGATCCTCGACCGGGTGAAGCCCGTGCAGCACGGGTTGATCGTGCGCACCGCCGCCGAGGGGGTGACCCGGGAGGAGATCGAAGCCGACGTGCTCCGCCTGCTCGACCAGTGGGAGCAGATCGACAAGCTGGCCCGCACGGCCCAGGCGCCCGCCCTGCTGTACCGGGAGCCCGACATGGCGGTGCGTGTGATCCGGGAGGAGTTCAACGACGACTACCGGGGGGTGGTCATCGACGACGAGGCCCTCTACCAGGACGTGCGCGACTACGTGGCGTCGATCTCACCGGCGCTGGCAGACCGCGTGCAGTACTACGACAAGGCGAGCGAACCGCTGTCGGTCTTCGAGCGCTACCACGTGCACGAGCAGCTGCACAAGGCGCTCGATCGGAAGGTGTGGCTGCCGTCGGGCGGCTCGCTGATCATCGAGCACACCGAGGCCCTCACGGTCATCGACGTCAACACCGGCAAGAACGTGGGCACCTCGAGCCTGGAGGAGACGGTCTACAAGAACAACCTGGAGGCGGCGGTGGAGATCGCCAAGCAGCTCCGGCTCCGGGACATCGGCGGCATCATCGTGATCGACTTCATCGACATGGAGGTCCGCGAGAACCGCGACGAGGTCATCCGGGTGTTCCGCGACGCGCTGGCCCGCGACAAGACCCGCACCCAGGTGTTCGACATCTCCGAGCTCGGTCTGGTGGAGATGACCCGCAAGCGCATCGGTGAGGGGCTGCTGGAGTCCTTCTCGTCGTTGTGTCCCAAATGCGACGGCCGGGGGGTGTTGATAGAACAGGCCCTCCTCGAGTAG
- a CDS encoding TIGR03936 family radical SAM-associated protein, whose translation MRIRLRFSKLGKIRFTSHRDVARIWERTVRRAGLPVARTEGFAPRPRVHFGLALSTGYESTAEYLDIDLAEPEAAGVDLSLLPEQLSHLLPPGLRVDALEELPPGATSLQQAVTSCTWRMELPGVPAAHAGDQVRRLLDAPSLVVTRERKGQPVTDDLRPALLDLTVEAASDGLTVLEAELATQPRGVRPAELVALFDPPHPDPIEVGGRVCRTHQWISDDGAKREPLAASDATSPAHAEVRAL comes from the coding sequence GTGAGGATCCGCCTCCGTTTCAGCAAGTTGGGCAAGATCCGCTTCACCAGTCATCGGGACGTCGCTCGCATCTGGGAGCGCACCGTCCGGCGGGCCGGACTGCCCGTGGCCCGCACGGAAGGGTTCGCACCCCGGCCGCGAGTGCACTTCGGCCTGGCGCTGTCCACCGGGTACGAGTCCACGGCCGAGTATCTCGACATCGACCTGGCCGAGCCGGAAGCGGCCGGGGTCGATCTTTCGCTGCTCCCCGAGCAGCTCTCCCACCTGCTCCCTCCCGGGCTCCGTGTCGATGCGCTGGAGGAGCTTCCCCCAGGAGCGACGTCGCTCCAGCAAGCGGTCACGAGCTGTACCTGGCGCATGGAGCTGCCGGGGGTCCCGGCGGCTCACGCCGGCGACCAGGTGCGACGGCTCCTCGATGCGCCGAGCCTGGTCGTGACCCGCGAGCGCAAGGGTCAACCGGTCACCGACGACCTGCGACCCGCCCTGCTCGACCTCACCGTCGAGGCGGCCAGCGATGGCCTGACGGTGCTCGAAGCCGAGCTCGCCACCCAGCCGCGCGGGGTGCGTCCCGCGGAGCTCGTGGCCCTGTTCGACCCACCCCATCCCGATCCGATCGAGGTCGGTGGCCGGGTGTGCCGGACTCACCAGTGGATCAGCGACGACGGCGCCAAGCGCGAGCCCCTGGCCGCTTCGGACGCGACGTCGCCTGCGCATGCCGAGGTGCGTGCGTTGTGA
- a CDS encoding TIGR03960 family B12-binding radical SAM protein — protein MNDLWPQLEPLLAKVQKPARYIGLEDGAIRPEHGPGKVSWLLVYPDTYEIGLPNQGLQILYEILNERADAVAERTYAPWVDLEELLRARGLPLFSVDSHRPAGEFDLLAFNLSAELVYTNVLNCIDLAGVPVRATDRRPEHPLVVAGGHCTYNPEPLADFLDAVVLGDGEEVVGELTEVVGAWKASGRTEGSREHVLRELAKVPGVYVPSMYEVTYDGRDLVAITPRYPDVPERVEKRTVADLADWPYPKRQLVPLTEVVHDRLNVEVFRGCTRGCRFCQAGMITRPVRERPAEQVRTMVADGLRRSGYDEVALTSLSTADYSGIEDLVRGVIDDAPGGQPVSVSLPSLRVDAFTVGIASEIQRSKRTGLTFAPEAGTWRMRRVINKLIRDEDLYAAVESAYSQGWRRVKLYFLTGLPTETDADTLGIAELARNVVQIGRAHTKQASATVSVGGFVPKPFTPFQWFGQNTVTELRRKIGLLRDATKRERGVQLKWHDPRASLIEGLASRGDRRLGPVIETVWRKGGTFQEWSERFDHDLWVDTMAAHGLDIDWYVHRHRDEHEVLPWQHLSAGLHQDFLWQDWRDALAEVGLPDCRWTPCYDCGACTGYSIEHIVASAVPPAGGSQGTWQDLPPGGEVPVALLPGRPVEVARW, from the coding sequence ATGAACGATCTGTGGCCACAGCTCGAACCCCTGCTGGCCAAGGTCCAAAAGCCCGCCCGCTACATCGGTCTGGAGGACGGCGCGATCCGGCCCGAGCACGGGCCCGGAAAGGTCTCGTGGCTGCTCGTCTATCCCGACACCTACGAGATCGGCCTGCCGAACCAGGGCCTGCAGATCCTCTACGAGATCCTCAACGAGCGGGCCGACGCCGTGGCCGAACGGACCTACGCCCCGTGGGTCGACCTCGAGGAGCTGTTGCGCGCTCGCGGGCTCCCGCTGTTCTCGGTCGACTCGCACCGACCCGCCGGGGAGTTCGACCTGCTGGCGTTCAACCTCTCCGCCGAGCTCGTCTACACGAACGTCCTCAACTGCATCGATCTGGCCGGCGTGCCGGTCCGTGCCACCGACCGCCGTCCGGAGCATCCCCTCGTGGTCGCCGGTGGGCACTGCACCTACAACCCCGAGCCACTCGCCGACTTCCTTGATGCGGTGGTGCTCGGCGACGGCGAGGAGGTCGTGGGGGAGCTCACCGAGGTCGTCGGGGCCTGGAAGGCCTCGGGCCGCACCGAGGGATCCCGCGAGCACGTGCTGCGCGAACTGGCCAAGGTGCCGGGGGTGTACGTGCCCTCGATGTACGAGGTCACCTATGACGGCCGTGACCTGGTCGCCATCACGCCGAGGTATCCCGATGTGCCCGAGCGGGTCGAGAAGCGCACGGTGGCCGATCTGGCCGACTGGCCATACCCGAAGCGCCAGCTCGTGCCGCTGACCGAAGTGGTGCACGACCGTCTCAACGTCGAGGTGTTCCGGGGCTGCACCCGGGGCTGCCGCTTCTGCCAAGCCGGGATGATCACCCGCCCGGTCCGGGAGCGCCCCGCGGAGCAGGTGCGGACGATGGTGGCGGACGGCCTGCGCCGCAGCGGGTACGACGAGGTGGCCCTCACCTCGCTGTCCACCGCGGACTACAGCGGCATCGAGGACCTGGTACGTGGGGTGATCGACGACGCGCCCGGTGGCCAGCCCGTGTCGGTGTCGTTGCCGAGCCTGCGGGTCGACGCGTTCACCGTCGGCATCGCCTCGGAGATCCAGCGCTCCAAGCGCACCGGCCTCACCTTCGCGCCCGAGGCCGGCACTTGGCGGATGCGCCGGGTGATCAACAAGTTGATCCGTGACGAGGACCTCTACGCGGCGGTCGAGAGTGCGTACTCGCAGGGGTGGCGACGGGTGAAGTTGTACTTCCTCACCGGGCTGCCCACGGAGACCGACGCCGACACGCTCGGTATCGCCGAGTTGGCCCGCAACGTGGTGCAGATCGGCCGGGCCCACACCAAGCAGGCGTCGGCCACGGTCTCGGTGGGCGGATTCGTGCCGAAGCCGTTCACGCCGTTCCAGTGGTTCGGTCAGAACACCGTGACTGAGCTTCGCCGTAAGATCGGGCTGCTGCGCGACGCGACCAAGCGCGAGCGGGGGGTGCAGCTCAAGTGGCACGACCCGCGGGCGTCGCTGATCGAGGGGCTCGCAAGCCGTGGTGATCGTCGCTTGGGCCCGGTGATCGAGACGGTGTGGCGCAAGGGTGGCACCTTCCAGGAGTGGTCGGAGCGCTTCGACCACGACCTCTGGGTCGACACGATGGCGGCGCACGGCCTGGATATCGACTGGTACGTGCATCGCCACCGTGACGAGCACGAGGTGCTCCCCTGGCAGCACCTGTCCGCGGGTCTGCACCAGGACTTCCTCTGGCAGGACTGGCGTGATGCCCTCGCCGAGGTGGGCCTCCCCGATTGCCGGTGGACGCCGTGCTACGACTGCGGCGCCTGCACCGGCTACTCGATCGAGCACATCGTCGCCTCCGCCGTCCCGCCGGCCGGCGGGAGTCAGGGCACCTGGCAGGACCTGCCCCCCGGAGGCGAGGTGCCGGTCGCCTTGCTGCCGGGGCGCCCGGTGGAGGTGGCGCGCTGGTGA
- the rodA gene encoding rod shape-determining protein RodA: protein MDVVLVVSVAALAATGVLMVYSATRGPTDPPDRSFLVRQALFVTIGAAVMVVVTLVDYRRLRDWAWTLYGAMMLGLLGVLSPLGQQSKGAQAWFGFGAFQVQPAEFAKAVLILTLAAVLAMWAGDIDLRRLAVLLGVSGAPMALILLQPDLGTVLVLVSIVLGMLLVAGLRLRYIVALTLVGLIGVVGILNSNVLKQYQKDRLTAFLDPGRDTQGTTYNVTQSQIAVASGGLTGEGLFDGRQTQLQFVPEQQTDFIFTAVGEELGFAGAATVLGLYGVVMWRIWRTAQLSRDLLGTLLCVGVLSMLAFQVFENVGMAMGIMPVTGIPLPLLSYGGSSTLTTFASLGLVLNVHMRRFR, encoded by the coding sequence GTGGACGTCGTGTTGGTCGTGTCGGTGGCCGCTCTCGCGGCGACGGGCGTACTCATGGTGTACAGCGCCACCCGTGGCCCGACCGATCCACCCGATCGTTCGTTCCTGGTGCGCCAAGCTCTGTTCGTCACCATCGGGGCAGCGGTGATGGTGGTGGTCACCCTGGTCGACTACCGGCGTCTGCGTGACTGGGCGTGGACGCTCTACGGCGCCATGATGCTCGGCCTGCTCGGGGTGCTCTCGCCGCTCGGACAGCAGTCGAAGGGAGCCCAGGCGTGGTTCGGGTTCGGGGCGTTCCAGGTGCAGCCGGCCGAGTTCGCCAAGGCGGTGCTGATCCTCACCCTCGCCGCGGTACTCGCCATGTGGGCCGGCGATATCGACCTGCGGCGCCTTGCAGTGCTGCTCGGGGTGTCGGGGGCGCCGATGGCGCTGATCCTGCTGCAGCCGGACCTGGGCACGGTGCTGGTGCTGGTGTCGATCGTGCTCGGGATGCTGCTCGTGGCGGGCCTGCGGCTCCGCTACATCGTGGCGCTGACCCTCGTGGGGCTCATCGGCGTGGTGGGCATCCTGAACTCGAACGTGCTCAAGCAGTACCAGAAGGACCGTCTCACCGCGTTCCTCGACCCCGGCCGGGACACGCAGGGGACCACCTACAACGTCACCCAGAGCCAGATCGCGGTCGCCAGCGGCGGGCTCACCGGGGAGGGGCTGTTCGATGGTCGCCAGACGCAGTTGCAGTTTGTTCCCGAGCAGCAGACCGATTTCATCTTCACCGCCGTGGGGGAGGAGCTCGGCTTCGCCGGCGCGGCGACGGTGCTCGGGCTCTACGGGGTCGTGATGTGGCGGATCTGGCGGACCGCGCAGCTTTCGCGTGACCTGCTCGGCACTCTGCTGTGCGTCGGGGTGCTGTCGATGCTGGCCTTCCAGGTCTTCGAGAACGTGGGCATGGCCATGGGGATCATGCCCGTCACCGGCATCCCCCTGCCGTTGCTGTCCTACGGGGGGTCCTCGACGTTGACGACCTTCGCATCACTCGGGCTGGTGCTGAACGTCCACATGCGCCGCTTCCGCTGA
- the mrdA gene encoding penicillin-binding protein 2, with protein sequence MDRESPRLRLSILGVVVVSLIGTLFARLWYLQVMAAPEYQVEAQANRVRTIAEEAPRGRILDAKGRVIVDNRTSLVVTVNPHDLQAVPDSAALKRRLAETLTRFGVPTKVSTIERRLGDKQYNPLQPVPVAIDVPEELFLYLSERADEFPSVGVRRESVRAYPYGETAAHLLGYVGRISAKELADKQGTPESPKPNDKPYQPDSNIGKNGVERSYEDDLRGRPGIKTVEVDAQNRVVRTIDEQPPVPGHDIQLTVDLDVQRFAEQALRDKLDSIRGGRTRDGRLRAAPAGAVVVLDPNNGDVVAMASVPTYNPEEFVNGISQTRYDQLTGGAVSENPFINRAIQGQYAPGSTFKPITAYAALSHGLIDRTTTYNDRGSYDAGDRVFGSPSAAGPVNVARSLTVSSDVFYYWLGHRFYRERDVYGELAMQDAAYAFGLGQPTGIPLVDERAGNIPTPEWKRKIWESLPPEEQAIGDPTWYPGDNINMSIGQGDVLVTPLQLANVYAALANGGTIYQPNVVARVLRSPNDPVDPGGVVRVIEPVVEHQVPLPPEIRDPIIQGLRGVTADPKGTAYAPFRGFDQAAFPVASKTGTAEVKGKADSSWFAAFAPVDAPRYSMVAILEESGFGAEAAAPVVRGLLELVSGQRLTDPSEISGGSE encoded by the coding sequence ATGGACCGCGAGTCTCCCCGCCTTCGCCTGAGCATCCTCGGTGTGGTCGTGGTGTCCCTCATCGGGACCTTGTTCGCCCGCCTGTGGTACCTGCAGGTCATGGCCGCGCCCGAGTACCAGGTGGAGGCGCAGGCCAACCGGGTGCGCACCATCGCCGAGGAGGCCCCCCGTGGCCGGATCCTCGATGCCAAGGGTCGGGTCATCGTTGACAACCGGACCTCGCTGGTGGTCACCGTGAACCCGCACGACCTGCAGGCAGTCCCCGACAGCGCGGCGCTCAAGCGTCGCCTCGCCGAGACCCTGACCCGCTTTGGGGTCCCCACGAAGGTGTCCACCATCGAACGGCGCCTCGGTGACAAGCAGTACAACCCCCTGCAGCCGGTGCCGGTGGCGATCGATGTGCCCGAGGAGCTGTTCCTCTATCTGAGTGAGCGAGCAGACGAGTTCCCCTCGGTTGGTGTGCGCCGGGAATCGGTGCGCGCCTACCCCTACGGCGAGACCGCCGCGCATCTGCTGGGCTACGTGGGCCGCATCTCGGCGAAGGAGCTGGCCGACAAGCAGGGCACGCCGGAGAGCCCCAAGCCGAACGACAAGCCGTATCAGCCCGACTCGAACATCGGGAAGAACGGTGTGGAGCGCAGCTACGAGGACGATCTGCGGGGGCGTCCAGGCATCAAGACGGTGGAGGTCGACGCCCAGAACCGGGTGGTGCGCACCATCGACGAGCAGCCACCGGTCCCGGGCCATGACATCCAGCTGACGGTCGATCTGGACGTGCAGCGCTTCGCTGAGCAGGCGCTGCGGGACAAGCTCGACTCGATCCGGGGCGGGCGCACCCGGGACGGCCGGCTACGGGCCGCGCCGGCGGGCGCGGTGGTCGTGCTCGACCCCAACAACGGCGATGTGGTGGCGATGGCCTCCGTGCCGACGTACAACCCCGAGGAGTTCGTGAACGGCATCAGCCAGACCCGCTACGACCAGCTCACCGGTGGGGCGGTGTCGGAGAACCCGTTCATCAACCGGGCCATCCAGGGCCAGTACGCCCCGGGCTCCACCTTCAAGCCCATCACCGCCTATGCCGCCCTCTCGCATGGCCTGATCGACCGGACGACCACCTACAACGATCGGGGTTCCTACGATGCCGGCGACCGAGTGTTCGGCAGCCCGTCCGCAGCCGGGCCGGTCAACGTGGCCCGGTCGCTCACCGTGTCGAGCGACGTCTTCTACTACTGGCTCGGCCACCGCTTCTACCGGGAGCGCGATGTCTACGGCGAGCTGGCCATGCAGGATGCCGCCTACGCGTTCGGGTTGGGCCAACCGACCGGCATCCCGCTGGTGGACGAGCGCGCGGGCAACATCCCCACACCGGAGTGGAAGCGCAAGATCTGGGAGTCCCTTCCTCCCGAGGAGCAGGCGATCGGCGATCCGACCTGGTACCCGGGGGACAACATCAACATGTCCATCGGCCAGGGCGACGTGCTCGTAACGCCGTTGCAGCTCGCCAACGTGTACGCCGCGCTGGCGAACGGGGGGACGATCTACCAGCCGAACGTGGTGGCTCGGGTGCTGCGGTCACCGAACGATCCGGTTGACCCGGGCGGGGTGGTGCGGGTGATCGAGCCGGTGGTCGAGCACCAGGTGCCGCTCCCGCCCGAGATCCGCGACCCGATCATCCAAGGGTTGCGGGGGGTGACCGCGGATCCGAAGGGCACCGCCTACGCTCCGTTCCGGGGCTTCGACCAGGCCGCCTTCCCGGTGGCCTCCAAGACCGGCACGGCAGAGGTCAAGGGCAAGGCCGACTCGTCGTGGTTCGCAGCGTTCGCCCCCGTCGACGCCCCCCGGTACTCGATGGTCGCGATTCTCGAGGAGTCCGGGTTCGGGGCCGAGGCCGCCGCGCCGGTGGTGCGCGGCCTGCTCGAGCTGGTGTCCGGGCAGCGGTTGACCGACCCGTCCGAGATCAGCGGGGGTTCCGAGTAG